One window of Bactrocera tryoni isolate S06 chromosome 2, CSIRO_BtryS06_freeze2, whole genome shotgun sequence genomic DNA carries:
- the LOC120767200 gene encoding probable trehalose-phosphate phosphatase C isoform X1 translates to MRLLRILPLVLLVSRSPARATATSTLVKRSYITTSGNFAAATGSCSSSNKMPEKRIAPVISSLEDFERKLPGYLNKKTPLALLLDYDGTLAAIADNPKNTYMNVDVEKLLNRLAVHPQIFLCIISGRGLRDVQSRIGIKGITYAGNHGLEIESGDGTRHDYPLAAELKKHYAPMVKELIDNVQKNGAWVEDKTVSLTYHYRDVPAKISEEQKQLAIRIIESHGYRTSQAHDAIEAKPPVNWHKGEASLLILKDRFGDDWAEKIKVIFAGDDNTDEDAMRFLQGSSKTFRVAADPEIQTYADFRLPQQDLVEDLLKWIRKFYSD, encoded by the exons A TGCGTCTGCTAAGAATTTTACCACTGGTTTTGCTGGTCTCACGGTCGCCAGCGCGCGCTACAGCCACCAGCACTCTTGTGAAGCGTTCATACATTACAACTAGCGGTAATTTCGCAGCAGCTACAGGTAGTTGCAGTAGCAGCAATAAAATGCCAGAGAAACGCATAGCGCCAGTGATATCTTCTTTGGAGGATTTCGAACGCAAATTACCAGG TTACTTGAATAAGAAGACACCACTCGCCTTGCTCTTGGACTACGATGGCACATTGGCCGCCATTGCCGATAATCCAAAGAACACCTATATGAATGTGGATGTGGAAAAGCTGTTGAATCGGTTAGCTGTACATCCTCAAATCTTTTTGTGCATTATCTCTGGACGCGGACTGCGTGATGTACAATCACGCATCGGTATCAAAGGGATCACCTATGCCGGCAATCACGGCTTGGAAATCGAAAGTGGCGATGGAACACGTCACGACTATCCGTTAGCCGCTGAACTAAAGAAACATTACGCGCCGATGGTGAAAGAACTGATCGATAATGTGCAAAAGAATGGCGCTTGGGTTGAGGATAAAACAGTATCATTGACCTATCACTATCGTGATGTACCTGCCAAAATATCTGAGGAACAAAAGCAATTGGCTATACGGATAATCGAATCGCATGGTTACCGTACAAGTCAAGCGCACGATGCGATTGAGGCGAAGCCACCAGTGAATTGGCATAAAG GTGAAGCTTCACTACTCATATTGAAGGACCGTTTCGGCGATGATTGGgccgaaaaaattaaagtgatATTCGCCGGCGATGACAACACCGATGAGGATGCCATGCGg TTTCTGCAAGGTTCCAGCAAAACATTCCGCGTCGCTGCTGATCCCGAAATTCAGACCTACGCCGATTTTCGTTTACCGCAACAGGACCTTGTGGAGGACTTGCTGAAATGGATTAGAAAATTTTACTCCGATTAG
- the LOC120767200 gene encoding probable trehalose-phosphate phosphatase C isoform X2: MPEKRIAPVISSLEDFERKLPGYLNKKTPLALLLDYDGTLAAIADNPKNTYMNVDVEKLLNRLAVHPQIFLCIISGRGLRDVQSRIGIKGITYAGNHGLEIESGDGTRHDYPLAAELKKHYAPMVKELIDNVQKNGAWVEDKTVSLTYHYRDVPAKISEEQKQLAIRIIESHGYRTSQAHDAIEAKPPVNWHKGEASLLILKDRFGDDWAEKIKVIFAGDDNTDEDAMRFLQGSSKTFRVAADPEIQTYADFRLPQQDLVEDLLKWIRKFYSD; this comes from the exons ATGCCAGAGAAACGCATAGCGCCAGTGATATCTTCTTTGGAGGATTTCGAACGCAAATTACCAGG TTACTTGAATAAGAAGACACCACTCGCCTTGCTCTTGGACTACGATGGCACATTGGCCGCCATTGCCGATAATCCAAAGAACACCTATATGAATGTGGATGTGGAAAAGCTGTTGAATCGGTTAGCTGTACATCCTCAAATCTTTTTGTGCATTATCTCTGGACGCGGACTGCGTGATGTACAATCACGCATCGGTATCAAAGGGATCACCTATGCCGGCAATCACGGCTTGGAAATCGAAAGTGGCGATGGAACACGTCACGACTATCCGTTAGCCGCTGAACTAAAGAAACATTACGCGCCGATGGTGAAAGAACTGATCGATAATGTGCAAAAGAATGGCGCTTGGGTTGAGGATAAAACAGTATCATTGACCTATCACTATCGTGATGTACCTGCCAAAATATCTGAGGAACAAAAGCAATTGGCTATACGGATAATCGAATCGCATGGTTACCGTACAAGTCAAGCGCACGATGCGATTGAGGCGAAGCCACCAGTGAATTGGCATAAAG GTGAAGCTTCACTACTCATATTGAAGGACCGTTTCGGCGATGATTGGgccgaaaaaattaaagtgatATTCGCCGGCGATGACAACACCGATGAGGATGCCATGCGg TTTCTGCAAGGTTCCAGCAAAACATTCCGCGTCGCTGCTGATCCCGAAATTCAGACCTACGCCGATTTTCGTTTACCGCAACAGGACCTTGTGGAGGACTTGCTGAAATGGATTAGAAAATTTTACTCCGATTAG